One part of the Candidatus Methylomirabilota bacterium genome encodes these proteins:
- a CDS encoding alanine racemase, which yields MRYRPTVVEVDLDAIRHNVRLLKPPGAELMAVVKGDGYG from the coding sequence ATCCGGTACCGTCCAACGGTCGTCGAGGTGGACCTGGACGCCATCCGCCACAACGTTCGGCTCCTCAAGCCACCCGGCGCCGAGCTCATGGCTGTGGTCAAGGGCGACGGTTACGGTCA